Proteins found in one Solitalea lacus genomic segment:
- a CDS encoding SDR family oxidoreductase — MSLKGKTVIITGASSGIGKACAEEFAKQGANLVLGARQYVALCEIGQQLEQQYGIRAVAVGCDVTHEDDCRTLIGQAKLTFGKIDVLVNNAGISMRALFKDLDLNVLRQVMDINFWGTVYCTKYALPEIIKSQGSIIGVSSIAGYKGLPGRTGYSASKFAMQGFLESLRIENLKNNVHVMLACPGFTASNIRNVALNKNNEQQGESSMDEGKMMTAEEVAKIIVKGVEKRKRDLIITGQGKLTVFLSRWFPSLTDKLVYNHFTKEKDPLLR; from the coding sequence ATGTCTTTAAAAGGAAAAACTGTTATTATTACCGGTGCTTCATCGGGCATCGGAAAAGCCTGCGCTGAAGAATTCGCTAAACAAGGGGCAAACTTGGTATTAGGAGCCCGTCAGTACGTTGCGCTGTGTGAAATTGGACAACAATTAGAACAACAGTATGGAATCAGGGCTGTTGCCGTTGGTTGCGATGTAACCCATGAAGATGACTGCAGAACTTTAATTGGCCAAGCTAAATTAACTTTTGGCAAAATTGACGTATTGGTTAACAATGCGGGCATTTCAATGCGTGCGTTATTTAAAGACCTTGATTTAAATGTGTTACGCCAGGTTATGGATATTAACTTTTGGGGTACAGTTTACTGCACAAAATATGCACTTCCCGAAATTATAAAATCGCAGGGATCAATTATTGGAGTTTCGTCAATTGCCGGATACAAAGGTTTGCCTGGCCGTACTGGATATTCTGCTTCTAAATTTGCAATGCAAGGATTTTTAGAATCGCTAAGAATTGAAAACCTGAAAAACAATGTGCATGTAATGCTGGCCTGTCCAGGTTTTACGGCATCAAACATTAGAAATGTAGCATTGAACAAGAATAATGAACAGCAAGGCGAATCTTCAATGGATGAGGGAAAAATGATGACGGCCGAAGAGGTAGCGAAAATCATTGTTAAAGGTGTTGAAAAGCGCAAACGGGACTTAATTATTACTGGCCAAGGAAAGCTAACTGTATTTTTAAGTCGTTGGTTCCCATCTTTAACCGATAAATTAGTTTACAATCACTTTACAAAAGAGAAAGACCCTCTTTTGAGATAA
- a CDS encoding alpha/beta hydrolase encodes MLSYFTGIFTAHPSVLRKTDISYVDTDSPDYDNQRHRLNVYTPVNAQNCDVLIFVHGGEWDSGDKNLYGRIGSHFANKEVAWVSINYRLAPKFNYKDMAFDVARAVKWVYESISDFGGNPSRIFLSGHSAGGYLSALTGLDNQYFKQAEISNPLKGLILIDSFLLDLYEFFTITDPDWARKYYDLFGSKEQEWRTATPMFYLNGSQLPIRAFLGSKTYPGILLGNDRFRKQCELAGKDYQLHIIRGKAHRAMITQLFFSKNNMYHHIIDFMKNN; translated from the coding sequence ATGCTTTCCTACTTTACCGGTATTTTTACAGCACATCCCTCTGTCCTGAGAAAAACAGATATTTCTTATGTCGATACTGACTCTCCCGATTATGATAATCAACGACACCGTTTAAACGTATACACCCCTGTAAACGCACAAAATTGTGATGTTTTGATTTTTGTACATGGAGGTGAGTGGGATAGTGGCGATAAAAATTTATACGGTAGAATCGGATCTCACTTTGCCAATAAAGAAGTGGCATGGGTTTCTATCAATTATCGCTTAGCGCCTAAGTTCAATTACAAGGATATGGCCTTTGATGTAGCAAGGGCAGTTAAATGGGTTTATGAAAGCATTTCGGATTTTGGTGGAAATCCATCTCGCATATTTCTCTCAGGTCATTCAGCCGGCGGATATTTAAGTGCATTAACAGGATTGGACAATCAGTATTTTAAGCAAGCTGAAATATCAAACCCATTAAAAGGATTAATATTAATTGACAGTTTTCTACTTGATTTATATGAGTTCTTTACCATTACAGATCCTGATTGGGCCAGGAAATACTATGACTTATTTGGAAGCAAGGAGCAAGAGTGGAGAACGGCAACACCGATGTTTTACTTGAACGGATCCCAACTCCCCATCCGTGCATTCTTGGGTTCAAAAACATACCCGGGGATATTACTTGGCAATGATAGGTTCAGAAAACAGTGCGAATTAGCAGGAAAAGATTACCAACTGCACATTATTAGAGGAAAAGCCCATCGAGCCATGATTACTCAACTATTTTTCTCAAAAAACAATATGTACCATCACATAATCGATTTTATGAAAAACAATTGA
- a CDS encoding YitT family protein, which yields MSSKSKTVRRLNLVSNINGAILIILGILSAAFGLKSFLIPNGFIDGGVTGISLLLNNVTQIPFSLLILLLNIPFIVLGYKQIGKKFALLTLLAISGLAIVVSTISFEVVTSDKLLISIFGGFFLGGGIGLAMRGGSVIDGTEILAVYVTRKSSLTIGDIILIINIVIFGAAAFLLGIEAAMYSILTYLSASKTVDFIIQGIDEYTGVTIISIRSTEIKEAIIKNLGRGVTIYKGERGFGSGVYQNREIDIVFTVVTRLELSKLKSEIEKIDPRAFVVMQSINETKGGMIKRRPLH from the coding sequence ATGTCTAGCAAAAGTAAAACGGTTCGTCGTCTTAATTTGGTTTCCAATATAAATGGAGCAATTCTAATAATTTTAGGGATACTTTCTGCTGCATTTGGGCTAAAGAGTTTTTTGATTCCTAATGGATTTATTGATGGCGGGGTAACAGGTATTTCGCTTTTACTCAATAATGTCACTCAAATTCCTTTTTCATTGTTGATTTTGCTTTTGAATATTCCATTCATTGTACTTGGGTACAAGCAAATTGGAAAAAAATTTGCTCTGCTTACACTTTTGGCCATTTCAGGTTTAGCAATCGTAGTGTCAACTATTAGTTTTGAAGTAGTAACATCCGACAAATTACTGATTTCCATCTTCGGGGGCTTTTTTTTGGGTGGAGGTATAGGCTTAGCCATGCGAGGCGGATCGGTTATTGATGGTACTGAGATTCTTGCTGTTTATGTTACCCGCAAATCCTCTTTAACCATTGGTGATATTATACTTATAATAAACATTGTGATTTTCGGAGCTGCCGCATTTTTGCTGGGTATTGAAGCTGCAATGTATTCTATTTTAACTTATCTGTCAGCCTCTAAAACTGTTGATTTTATTATCCAAGGTATCGATGAATATACTGGAGTAACTATTATTTCAATTAGAAGCACAGAAATTAAAGAAGCTATCATTAAGAACCTGGGTCGAGGGGTAACCATTTACAAAGGTGAGCGAGGATTTGGCTCGGGAGTCTATCAAAATCGGGAAATTGATATTGTATTTACAGTAGTTACCCGACTGGAGCTTTCTAAATTAAAGTCAGAAATTGAAAAGATTGATCCAAGAGCATTTGTGGTTATGCAAAGCATTAATGAAACCAAGGGAGGTATGATTAAACGCCGGCCATTGCATTAG
- the trpD gene encoding anthranilate phosphoribosyltransferase: MKKILTHLFKGQILSKEESKQILIELASGNYNVSQMAAFMTVYCMRSITVDELEGFRDGMLELCLSVNLPSDQLIDLCGTGGDGKDTFNISTLSSFVVAGAGYKVAKHGNYGVSSSCGSSNVMEYLGYQFTNNEDTLKKTLDEANICFLHAPLFHPAMKTVAPIRKELGVKTFFNMLGPMVNPAKPKHQMVGVFSLELARLYAYLYQKTDKKYMIIHTLSGYDEVSLTDPFKLFSTTGEALYTPEHLGGLLNAVDLAGGDTVEDSAKIFMNVLKGEGTQSQQMAVLANSALAIHCLEDRKSLEDCYEIAKESLISGKALSSFNKLIGNKVSIPV, encoded by the coding sequence ATGAAAAAAATATTAACACATTTATTTAAAGGACAAATCCTATCAAAAGAAGAATCAAAACAAATTTTGATAGAGCTCGCTAGTGGAAATTACAACGTTTCACAAATGGCCGCTTTTATGACTGTATATTGCATGAGAAGTATCACAGTTGATGAATTGGAAGGTTTCAGGGATGGTATGCTTGAGCTTTGTCTTTCGGTCAATTTACCCTCTGATCAACTTATCGACCTTTGTGGTACAGGAGGAGATGGCAAGGATACATTCAATATTTCTACACTTTCCTCATTTGTTGTTGCTGGTGCAGGATATAAAGTCGCCAAGCATGGCAATTACGGAGTTTCCTCTTCTTGTGGTTCATCAAACGTGATGGAATACCTTGGATATCAATTCACCAATAATGAAGACACTTTGAAGAAAACTCTGGATGAAGCCAATATCTGTTTCTTACATGCGCCACTATTTCATCCGGCCATGAAAACTGTTGCGCCTATTCGTAAAGAATTGGGCGTAAAAACTTTCTTTAATATGCTAGGGCCAATGGTAAATCCAGCTAAACCTAAACACCAAATGGTAGGTGTATTTAGTTTGGAACTGGCTCGTTTATATGCTTATCTCTACCAAAAAACAGATAAAAAATACATGATTATCCATACGCTTTCTGGTTATGATGAAGTATCACTGACTGATCCATTTAAACTATTTTCAACAACTGGGGAAGCTCTTTATACCCCCGAACACCTTGGAGGCCTGCTAAATGCAGTGGATTTGGCTGGAGGAGACACTGTAGAAGACTCAGCTAAAATATTTATGAATGTATTAAAAGGAGAGGGAACACAGTCTCAACAAATGGCTGTTTTAGCTAATTCAGCCTTGGCAATTCATTGCTTAGAAGATAGGAAGTCATTAGAAGATTGCTACGAAATAGCCAAGGAATCCTTAATAAGCGGTAAAGCTTTATCGAGTTTTAATAAATTGATTGGAAATAAAGTAAGCATACCAGTATAG
- a CDS encoding phosphoribosylanthranilate isomerase gives MKIKICGMKYRDNIEAVAALQPDYLGFIFYPQSPRYVDDLSVLKTVPPSIKKVAVFVDANLDDALQIVADYDFDAVQLHGNEKPNYCSQFKTATIEVIKAFGIDEKFDFGTLKRYRDACDSFLFDTKSPMHGGTGKSFDWSILTQYKETKPYFLSGGIGVDNLLELKPLLDYEQVPYCIDFNSKLETSPGVKDVQKVQTIITQLKELTN, from the coding sequence ATGAAAATAAAAATATGCGGCATGAAATACCGCGACAACATTGAAGCCGTTGCTGCTTTACAACCCGATTATCTTGGTTTTATTTTTTACCCACAATCCCCAAGGTATGTTGATGATCTTTCGGTATTGAAAACCGTGCCTCCATCAATTAAAAAAGTAGCTGTTTTTGTTGATGCTAACTTAGATGATGCATTGCAAATAGTGGCTGACTATGATTTTGATGCTGTTCAATTGCATGGTAACGAAAAGCCGAATTATTGTTCACAATTTAAAACTGCAACAATTGAAGTCATTAAGGCTTTCGGGATTGATGAAAAGTTTGACTTTGGGACTTTAAAACGTTATAGAGACGCTTGCGATTCTTTTTTATTCGACACCAAATCTCCAATGCATGGCGGTACAGGCAAATCGTTTGATTGGTCAATTTTAACTCAATATAAAGAGACTAAACCCTACTTTTTAAGCGGAGGAATAGGGGTAGACAATTTATTGGAGCTAAAACCTTTACTGGACTATGAACAAGTGCCTTACTGTATCGACTTTAACAGCAAACTTGAAACAAGCCCCGGAGTAAAAGATGTTCAAAAAGTCCAAACTATCATAACTCAATTAAAAGAATTAACAAACTAG
- the trpB gene encoding tryptophan synthase subunit beta — translation MSTINYYVDERGYFGDFGGAYIPEMLYPNVEELRQNYLSIINSADFQQEFKSLLKDYVGRETPLFHAKRLSARYGTTIYLKREDLNHTGAHKVNNTIGQILLAEKLGKKRIIAETGAGQHGVATATVCALRGLECVVYMGEVDIKRQAPNVARMKMLGATVKAATSGSKTLKDATNEAMRDWINNPVDTHYIIGSVVGPHPYPDMVARFQSVISAEIKTQLKEKTGTELPDYVLACVGGGSNAMGTFYHFLNDESVQLIAVEAAGLGVNTGKSAATTILGKEGVLHGSRSILMQTEDGQVIEPHSISAGLDYPGIGPQHAHLFKTGRSKYVAITDDEAMQAARLLTQLEGIIPAIESSHALAYLEKMKFNGNEKVVVCLSGRGDKDLQTYMDYFNL, via the coding sequence ATGAGTACTATAAACTATTACGTTGATGAACGAGGATATTTTGGAGATTTTGGGGGAGCATATATACCCGAAATGCTATATCCCAATGTTGAGGAACTGCGTCAAAACTACCTTTCTATTATAAACAGCGCTGATTTTCAGCAAGAGTTTAAAAGTTTGCTGAAGGATTACGTTGGGCGGGAAACACCTCTTTTTCACGCAAAACGATTATCCGCCCGTTATGGAACCACTATTTATCTAAAACGCGAAGATTTAAATCATACGGGAGCGCATAAGGTAAATAACACCATTGGCCAAATTCTATTGGCGGAGAAATTAGGCAAAAAACGCATTATTGCCGAAACCGGTGCCGGACAGCACGGTGTAGCCACTGCAACGGTTTGTGCCTTGCGTGGTCTTGAATGTGTAGTTTACATGGGTGAAGTGGATATAAAGCGCCAGGCTCCCAATGTAGCACGGATGAAAATGTTAGGAGCAACGGTAAAAGCAGCTACTTCGGGAAGCAAAACCTTGAAAGATGCAACGAACGAGGCAATGCGAGATTGGATTAACAACCCGGTAGACACACATTATATCATCGGTTCAGTTGTGGGTCCACATCCATACCCTGACATGGTTGCTCGCTTTCAATCGGTTATCAGTGCTGAAATAAAAACACAACTTAAAGAAAAAACAGGCACAGAATTACCTGATTATGTTCTGGCTTGTGTGGGAGGCGGAAGTAATGCAATGGGAACGTTTTATCATTTCCTGAATGATGAATCAGTACAGTTAATTGCTGTTGAAGCGGCTGGTTTAGGAGTTAATACAGGCAAGTCGGCGGCAACCACTATTTTAGGTAAAGAAGGAGTATTACACGGTAGCCGTTCAATACTTATGCAAACTGAAGACGGTCAGGTTATTGAGCCACACTCAATTTCTGCAGGTTTGGATTACCCTGGAATAGGACCACAGCATGCTCATTTATTTAAAACAGGCCGTAGCAAATATGTAGCAATTACCGATGACGAAGCCATGCAGGCAGCTCGATTGCTAACTCAACTAGAAGGTATTATTCCAGCCATAGAATCCTCTCATGCTTTAGCATATCTGGAAAAGATGAAATTCAATGGCAATGAGAAGGTGGTGGTATGCCTATCCGGACGTGGCGATAAAGATCTTCA